The window CTCACCTTTCTCAAGATTCCACAGTCGCAGCCCGTCGTCTCCGCCGGAGACGGCCCACCGCCCAGTAGCAGTCACCGCCACGGCTCTCACCCTATCCGCGTGGCTCGTGAGCGTCCGCTCTACCTCACCCGTTTTCAGATTCCACACGCGCAGCGTCCCATCATCCCCGCCAGAGACGGCTCGTCGCCCATCGGCCGTTAGCGCCACGGCATTCACCACACCTACATGCCCAGTCAGCGTCATCTCTAGGGCCGGGGATGTGTTGCGCGCGGCCCAACGTGGCAACCAGGTTTGGCCGCTTGCCCGCAGATGGGCCGCCAGATCGCCGAACAGGTTCGGTGTGGCGCTGTCGAACAGCCGCAGATGGAGTTGTTGGGCCAGGAAGGCCGGCGCGTCACTTTGTTGCCAACCGCGCAGGTTGTGGGCTTCGCGCCGTAGCACAGCGAGATAGCTCAATAGATCAACATTCATGGCCACGACGAACGGGGAGGTCTCATACAGTAGTACCTCCGCGGCCAGCAGGTCGTATATTAGGGCATCTATTCCTCGCCGGTCACACTGCCTCTCCAGCGTTCCGATGTCGCTAAATGCGGTCAGCAGCCGCCGCACGCACTTCTCTATAAAGGCATCTTTTTCTGTTGGAGGCGTCCGGTCGTGGGCGAATTCGCGTACCAACGGATGTAGCCGCGCCCGGTCGCCGGCCAGTTCCTCGATCAGTGAGGCGTCGTCCAGTTCCGCCAGCGCATCGGCTAGAGATACGGCGAAAAAATCGTCGCCCCCATCATCGATCCCAGCCAGCAGCCCCAACCGCGTCATTGGTAGGTAGGCCGCCTCGGTGAACTGCCCGGCGACACGCAACAGCAGGCGCGCCTCCTCGCCCAGTGTCGCCCATTGCGTCGCCAGCGCCGCCGCCAAACCGGCCTCGTGGCGGGTGGCTACGTCAACCCGCCCGCCGCTGATGACGTCCAGCGCCCCATGCTGTCTCAGGTAGTCGCGGTAGTCGGCCAGGGATCGCGCCGGTTTGCGGCTCAGGTGGGCTGCGGCGATCTCTACAGCCAGCGGCAGATAGCCGAGCACGGCGCAGATGTCAGCCGCAGTCGCGTATTCAAGATGGGATGGCTCAAGCGCGGGTTGCCGGCGCGGGTCGCGCAACAGCAGCGCGAGCGCCGCGTCGGGTGGCAGCGTTTTCAGTTCAACGGGCCGGAAGCGCCCCAGGACGCGCCGCCGAGTTGTGAACAGCAATCGGCACGGCAGACGCCCCGGCACGCAATCGCGCGTCAGCGGTTGATCCAGCCCCGCCGGGTCGGCCACGTTGTCGAGGATGAGCAAGCTAAAGGGATGCTCGCGCAACCAGGCGAAGGCAGCCAGGACGCGCTCATCCTGCGATTGCGTCGTCGCGGTGGCGGCGATCAAGCCGTAACGCCGGATGATCGACGACAGCCATTGCCCGTCGTCCGGTGGCGTGTCGGGCAGCCCGGCGAGGTAGTCGAGCAGTGCCCCCAGCGCGTGGTGGGTCGGCCGGTCGGGCAGGAAGCCATACGGTTCCAGGCGCGTCACCAGCATGGCCGCCACCTCGCGCGCCGCGCCGTTCAGATTCAGGCCGGCGGCGAAGCGCCCCAGCCCGGCAATGTCCAGCAAGGCCCGGCGCGCTGTCGCGTCGCCCAGCAACCACGGCCCGCCGGCCAGCAGATCGACCAATCGCTGCCGGTCGGGAACAGTCAAGCTAGTTGCTGAGGTGCCGGGCAAGGGCAGGCCCAGCTTTTCGGCCAGCGCGGCGAATTCCTGCCGCAAATCGACGGCCGCATTCAACCAGTAAACGCCGTCGGGGTAATGATCCTGGAACTGATAAGCATATTCAACCGCCAGTTGCGTCTTGCCGATGCCCCCCTGCCCGGTGACGCCGGTGGCGTTGCCCAGCGCGGCGGGGTTGATGCCCACCGGGTCGCCGCCGCCCAGCGCCGCGTGCAGGCGAGCCAGGTCCTCGTCCCGGCCGACGAAGTGGGTATGTTGGGCATAGGGTACAGTAAATCGGGCGGCTTCCAGCACGGCATACCTCCGGCGCGTCTGTGGGGAATTATAGCAGAGCCACCGGGGGCTGTCGCACCACCTGGTCAAGCAGGCTACAATAGGTATCTCATTGTCTGAAATCTGCGAAATCTGTGTAATCTGTGGTTATCTTCCGATGAAAATCCACCTCCACACCATCGGCTGCCGCCTCAACCAGGCCGAGATCGAGACGATGGGCCGCCAGTTCCAGGCCGGCGGCCACGAGATCGTCGGTGATGCCGCCGCGGCCGATGCCATCGTCCTCAACACCTGCGCCGTGACGGCCGAGGCCACGCGCGACGCCCGCCGCCTGACGCGCCGCTTCCACCGCGCCAACGAGACGGCGCAGATCGTGCTGACCGGCTGCTATGCCACGCTGGCCCCGGACACGGCCGCGGCGCTGCCGGGCGTGGCCCGCGTCGTGGGCAATGGCGACAAGGAGCGGCTACCCATCCTGATCGACCCGGCGCTGCCGGCCGACGCCGATTACGACCGCGAACCGATTGCCCGCGAGGCCCAGCCGGGCAGCTTCGGCCGCACGCGCGCCTTCGTGAAGGTGCAGGACGGCTGCGACAACCGCTGCACCTTCTGCGTGACGACCATCGCCCGCGGCGTGGGCCGCAGCCGCCCCCTGGCCGACGTGGTGGCCGAGGTGCAGCGCTTCGCCGCCGCCGATTATGGCGAGGCGGTGCTGACCGGCGTCCACCTGGGCAGCTACGGCCACGACCTGGGCCGCCCGGCGGGGCTGGGCGAACTGGTGGCCGCGCTGCTGGCCGACACCGACATCCCCCGCCTGCGCCTGTCGTCGCTGGAGCCGTGGGACATCGATGACCAATTCTTCAGCCTATGGGCTAACCCGCGCCTGATGCCCCACCTGCACCTGCCGCTACAAGCGGGTAGCGACCGGGTACTGCGACGCATGGCCCGCCGCACCAGCCGCGCCGCCTTTCGCGCATTGGCCGCCGCCGCCCGCGCCGCCATCCCCGACCTCAACCTGAGCACCGACCTGATCGCCGGGTTTCCGGGCGAGACAGAGGACGAATTTAGCGAGACGCTGGCCTACGTGGCCGAGATCGACTTCGCCCGGCTCCACGTCTTCAGCTATAGTCCCCGGCCGGGCACGGCCGCAGCGCGGCTGCCCGGCCAGGTTGCCGGCCCAGTGAAGCGCGAGCGCACGGCGCGGCTCATCGAACTGGGCGAGCGGCTGAGCCTGGCCTTCCACCGCCGCTACGAGGGCACGATCCGGCCGGTGCTGTGGGAGAGCGTGGTCGGCGCGGAGCCGGCGGGGTTGCGCTGGGCGGGCTATACCGACAACTACATCCGCGTGATGGGCGTGGGACCGGCCGATCTGATGCGGCGGGTGACGCTTGTTCGGCTGAGTGACGCCCGTAGTCAGGAGATGAGGGGGGAGATCGTCTAATCCTAAAAACCGGCTATCTAGGAGGCGGCGGTTTCAGCGTACTCGCGGGCAGACTCATTAAGGAATCGCCATTGCAGATCGACATCCTCGCCAAGAGCAGCCGCGCGATCATTGACATAGGTTTCATCAAAACTGCTTGTTCCGAGGCCGGCCTGAAGATAATGGAATACCATCATCTCGTAAATGTCAGCTAGATGTCGATAGGAGCGACCCTCGGCCCAAGCCATCAATTTACCGACGATCACGTCTTCTACCCGCGCCACCCATATTTCGAGAGGGTTTTGTTCGGCTTCGGCCACAGTGCGACGAACTCTTGTCTCGAAAGCAGTAAAATAACGAGGGTCCATGGAGAGCATGAAAAGGTCGACTTTGTCGACCTTCAGGATGTCGATGATATTAAACGTGCTGTTGGCGCGAATGGCCGCCAGCATCTGATGCGGATCGGCATAATAATGCGGCAAAGGAAAGGCCTCAGCCAAAGGATTTACATGGCTTTCGTCGAGATCGATGAGGATGTCCACGTCATGCGTGGTTCTCATAATGCCGTACATCGTCCCAGCAAAAGCGCCGATCACTACATAGGGGATCTTAAGCTCTTCAAGTTTGCGCAGGACGAGAAAATAGAGGGAGAGGTCGAAATTCATGACGTTTGGCGCGTTCAATTTCCTCGATGATCAGAAAGCCGATTTCGTGATCGGAAAGCTCCGGCCGCTGTTCTCTCAATCGACCACGAATGACGGCCACGACGAACCGGTGCGTGTCAAGCATGGCTAGAAGACGTTGGCCGGGTGACAGTGCCAGCTTCAAGCGCATCAACTCAAGGTCAATATGAGTTATTTGTCCGCCGGGTTCCAATTGCATGAGACAATCTCCATCGAGATTATATACTTTTCTATTCTACCACGTTCTTGCCCGAATCCCCGCCCCATGTACAATCCTTGCCAATAGAACGCATGTTTGCACCTACCGGACCTGACTGGCCGGCCGGCAACAATTAACCTTCATGGACTTTCACCGGCCGACGTGGAAGGTCTAGAGAAACCCCTATGATCAACCGCGAATTCCGTCTGGAAAACGAGAAACAGTTCGACCGCCGCGGCCCGGTGCGCTGGATCGCCTCGCATCTGGCCCAATACCCGTGGCTGCCGCTGGCGGCCATCCTGGCCGCCGTGGTCAACAACTTCGCCGCCAGCTACATCCAGTTGCTCATCGGCCGCGGCTTCGACCTGCTGAATACGCCGGGCTGGACGACGCGCTCGCTGGCGCTGCTGGCCCTGACGGTGTTCATCTCGGCCGCCCTGCAAGGGCTGTTCGGACTGGGGCGCAATGCGTCGTTCGAGTTTATGGCCCAGCGCGTGGAGCGCGACGGCCGGGATGAGCTGTACGTCAGTCTGCTGGGCAAGAGCCAGACGTTCCACAGCCGCCAGCGCATCGGCGACATCATGGCCCGCGCTACCAACGACGTGCGCATGCTCAACATCATGTTCAGCCCCGGCCTCATGCTCATCACCGATTCGCTGGTCGGCCTGGTGGCCCCGTTTGTGCTCATCAGCCAGATCGACACGCGCCTGCTGTTGATGCCGGCCGTGTTCGTCGTCCTGTTCGCCATCACCATCCGCGGCTACTCGCGCCAACTGGCCCCGGTCAGCGAGGGAATGCGCGAGTCGTTCGGCGTGATGAACGCCGGGCTGGCCGAGACGGTCAACGGCATCGAAGTCGTGAAGGGCGGCGCGCAGGAGGAGCAGGAAGGCCAAAAGTTCATGGGCAACGCCGCCGTCTACCGCGATTTCGCCGTGCGCGAGGGGGAGATTCAGGCCCGCTATCTGCCCATGCTGGTCTTCAGCCTGTGCTGGGGGCTGGCCTTTCTCCATGCCATGCTGCTGTGGCGCGACGGGGGGTTGAGCCTGGGCCAGGTCATCAGCTACGTCGGCCTCTTCGGCTTCCTGCGCTTCCCCACGTTCATCTCCATCTTTTCCTTCCAACTGGCCCAGCTGGGCATCGCCAGCGCCCGGCGCATCCTGGAGCTGATCAACACCGAGACGCAACTGGACGAGAACGAGGGCGGCGTGGCCCAGCCGATTGTGGGGGCGGTGGAGTTTCGTAATGTGAGTTTTGGTTATGGCGCAGGGGAGCAGCGGAGGAGCAGGGGGGCAGGGGAGCAGGGGGGCAGGGGAGAAAGGGAGCCTTTGGCGCAGGATTCTCTGCCGGCGCAAGGACACGAAAGGGGTGGCGCAGGTGAATCGCAAGACGACACCTTCGCCCCTGCTCCCCTGCACCCCCGCCCCCCTGCGCCCCAACACGTCCTGCGCAACATCAGCTTCACCGCCAAGCCGGGCGAGACGGTAGCCATTGTCGGCCAGACGGGCAGCGGCAAGAGCACCATGACGCGGCTCATCAACCGCATCTTCGATGCCGACGGCGGCCAGGTGCTGGTCGATGGCGTGGACGTGCGCCAGTGGAAGCTGGAATCGCTACGGTCGCAGATTTCGACCATCGAGCAGGACGTCTTCCTCTTCTCGCGCAGCATCGCCGAGAACATCGCTTTCGGCGTGCCCGGGGCAACCCAGGCCGACATCGAGGCCGCCGCCCGCGAGGCCCAGGCCCACGACTTCATTATGAGCTTCGATAAGGGCTACGACACCGAGGCCGGCGAGCGCGGCGTGACGCTCTCCGGCGGCCAGCGGCAGCGCGTCGCCATCGCCCGCGCCTTCCTGACCGACCCGCGCATCCTCATCCTCGACGACAGCACCAGCGCCATCGACAGCGCCACCGAGGACCTCATCCAGCAGGCCATGTACCGCATCAGCCGCCGGCGCACGACCTTTCTCATCACCCACCGCCTGAGCCAAATCCGCTGGGCCGACCGCATCCTCGTCCTGAAGGCGGGCGAGATCGTCGATCAGGGGACGCATGAGGAGTTGTTGGCGCGGTCGAGTGATTATCAGCGGATCTTCGCGCGGTATGAATAAGTATTGTGTGACATTGAAAATCACGCCTTATTCCGGTTCGGCTAATTATCGAACTCCTTGGTCTAAGCTGGAGTAGGTAGAGAGAACGGATTAATTGGGACGCTGTTCTTACTCAGGTAGCCGCAACTGTACGTGTTACACGTACGGAAGGGGAGCGACAGATTGGGAGTGATTATTAACCCATCTTCGCACGGTATGCTTAAGAAGCAGACATTACGAATACCAGGTAAAGATATGTAGTAGGCAGCGGGATAAGATTGCGGAGGCGCATATGACGACGCGAGCAATAATGCCGATCGAGCAAAAAGCGGTCCTGTTCTACAACGATGAGATTTTGGCCGTGCGAATGGAAGATGGCTCTGTATTTGTGCCGATAAGGCCGATTGTTGAGCGACTTGGCCTCAACTGGAGTGGTCAATACTCTCGCATAAAGCGAGATCCGGTGCTTGGGAAAGTGCAAGGTGTTTGTGTAATACAAACACCCGGGGGCCGGCAAGAAGCATTATCTATCCCGCTTGACTACTTAAGTGGATTCCTATTCGGTATTAACGCGGATCGGGTAAAGCCGGAGTTTCGCGAGGATGTGATACGTTATCAGATGGAGTGCTATAAGGTTCTTTCAGAGGCACTCACCGAAGGACGGCTCATCACCGATCTCACTTTCGACGACCTGCTCCAGACGGCCGACCCCGGCGCGGTTCAGGCTTACCAGATCGCCCAGGCAGTGATGCGGCTGGCCCGCAACCAGATATTGCTTGAGTCCCGCCTAACCGGGCGAATTGACGATCACGAGGGCCGGCTGGTCACGCTGGAGGCGCAACTAGGCGATACCGGCCGGAATGTGACGCCCGATCAGGCCAGCCAGCTAAGCCAGGCGGTGAAGGCAGTGGCGATTGAATTGGGCAAGAAGAGCGGCCGGAACGAGTTCGGGGCGATCTACGGCGAGCTATATCGCAAGTTCGGCATCACGTCCTACAAGATGCTCCCGGCCCGCCGCTTCGACGAGGCGATGCAATTCCTCACCAACTGGCACGAGAGTATTACCGGAGCCGTCGCGCCGTTCTAATAACTGAACCACTGAAGAGCGATAGCGATCACGATAGCGATAGCGACTCACTGACCTACTGACCTACTGAATACTGGACACCAAACTATGGGCTTCATCCTCGACGGACTAGAAACCGAAAGCTACGACCGGCAATATAGCGACCGCGATCTACTGGATCGCATCGTGTCCTACTTCCGGCCCTATCGCGGCCGCATGGTGATGATCGCCGCCATGATCACCGGCAACTCGCTCATGGGTGCGCTCGGCCCCATTGTCATCGCCCGCGCCGTGGGGCTGCTGGAGACGAACACGACGGTTGTCACCATGGCCCTCATCGCCCTGGGCGTCAGTCTGGTGGGCGCGTCGGCCTGGGTCTTCAACTACATTCGCCAGATGTTCTCGGCGCGGGTGACGAGCAACGTCGTGCTGCAACTGCGCGAGGACGTGTTCAACGCCACGGTGCGCCACGATATGTCGTTCTACGACGAGCACCCATCGGGCAAGATCGTCAGCCGGGTCACGTCGGACACGCAGGATTTCGCCGAGGTGGTCAACCTGACGCTCAACATGCTGAGCCAACTGCTGCTGGTGGTGATCCTGATCGTCTATCTGCTGACGGTCAACGCCTCACTGACGCTGCTGCTCATCGCCATGGCCCCCTTCGCCGCGGCCATCGCCCTCAGCTTCCGGCGCGTGGCGCGGCGGGTGACGCAGAACGCGCGGCGGGTGACGGCCACGATCAACGCCCAGATTCAGGAGTCGATCAGCGGCATCCTCGTCGCCAAGAGCTTCCGCCAGGAGCCGGCCATCTATGCCACCTTCGACGCCAACAACAAGCAGGGCTATCGCGTCGGCCTGACGCGCGGCCTGACGCTGTCGGGCATCTTCCCGCTCATGGGGTTGGCCTCGGGACTGGGCACGGCCATCGCCGTCTTCGTCGGCGGGCTGGCGACGCGCGGCACGCTATCGCCGGCCGAGTGGTATCTGTTCATGCAGACGGTGGGCTTCTTCTGGTTCCCGGTCACGAGCATCGCCTCGTTCTGGAGCCAGTTCCAGGACGGCCTGTCGGCCGCCGAGCGGGTGTTTGCCCTCATCGACCGGGAGCCGCGGGTGATGCAGTTGGGGAATGAACCCGTTGGGCCACGGCCGCAAGCGCAGGGGAGCAGGGGGGCAGGGGGGCAGGGGAGCGGCGGCTCACCCCTGCTCCCTTTCTCCCCTGCTCCCCTGCGCCCGAACGAGACGCCAGCCGCACCACCAACGCGCGGCCACATCGCGTTCCGCCACGTCCGCTTCAGCTACACCGACCGCGAAGTGGTCTTGCCCGACTTCTCGCTCGACATCCGCGCCGGGGAAACGGTGGCCCTGGTGGGCCACACCGGCGCGGGCAAGAGCAGCATCGGCAAGCTGATCACGCGCTTCTATGAATTTCAGGGGGGCGAGATTTTGCTCGACGGCCGCGACATCCGCCGCCTCGACCTGGGGCAATACCGGCGGCAGATCGGCCTCGTGCCCCAGGAGCCTTTTCTCTTCGCCGGATCGGTGGCCGACAACATCCGCTACGGCCGGCCGGAAGCTAGCGACGACGAAGTGCTGGCCGCGGCGCGCAGCATCAGCGGCGGCGAGTGGCTGGCGTCGTTGCCGGGCGGGCTGGCGACCGACGTGGGCGAGCGCGGCGGCAGCCTGTCGATGGGCCAGCGGCAACTGGTGGCGTTGGCGCGGGTGGTGATGAAAGACCCGGCCATCTTCATCCTCGACGAGGCCACGGCCAGCGTCGATCCATTCACCGAGTCACAGATTCAGGAAGGGCTACAGGAGATCATGCGCGACCGGACGTCGCTGGTCATTGCCCACCGCCTGTTCACCGTGCGCCACGCCGACCGCATCATCGTGTTGCGCGATGGGCACATTATTGAGGAAGGCAAGCACGAGGAATTGCTGGCCGGCGGGGGGCATTACGCCGAACTGTATAACACGTACTTCCGGCATCAGTCGCTGGAATACGTGGAGCAGCGGGTTTGGGAGAGCGATAGCCAGTAGGTCAGTTGGAGATTACACGGTAGGCCATCGGTGATGACCTACTGCAAGTAATCCCGCAGCGACCGGCTGCGGCTGGGGTGGCGCAGCTTGCGCAGGGCTTTGGCCTCGATCTGGCGGATGCGCTCGCGGGTGACGCCAAAGCTCTTGCCGACCTCTTCCAGGGTGTGATCCTTGCCGTCGTTGAGGCCGAAGCGCATCTCCAGCACTTCGCGCTCGCGCTCGTTGAGGGCCGTCAGCACGTTGCGAATCTGTTCGCGAAGCAGTTCGCGGCTGGCGGCGTCGCCCGGCTCCAGGATGCTCTCATCGGCCAGGAAGTCGCCCAGTTCGGTGGCGTCGTCGTTGTTGCCCACCGGCGTCTCCAGCGACATGGGATCCATGGCGATACGCAGGATGTCGCGTATTTTGCTGACGGCCAGCCGCCATTTGCGCTCCAGCAGGGGGTCGATGGGCCGGCCGGTGTCCTGGGCCAGCTTGATGGCCGCCGAATCCTCCGGCGTCAAATATTCCAGTTCGGGGGCCAGGGCCAGCTCTTCCGTGCTCGGTTCGTGGCCCAGCTTCTGCACCAGTTCGCGCTGCACCTTGACGATCTTGTTGATCGTCTCGTACATATGGACGGGGATGCGGATGGTGCGGGCCTGGTCGGCGATGGCCCGGCTGACGGCCTGACGAATCCACCACGTGGCATAGGTGCTGAACTTGAAGCCCTTGGTGTGGTCGAACTTCTCGACGGCGCGCAGCAGGCCGACGTTGCCCTCCTGCACCAGGTCGAGCAACTGGATGCCGCGCCCCATGTAGCGCTTGGCGACGCTGACCACCAGCCGCAGATTGGCGCGGGTCAGGTTGCCCTTGGCCTCCTCGGCCAGGTTGATGATCATAAACTCGTTGTATTTGAGCGACGAATCGGCCGGGAAGAGCCAATCCTCGACCTCGGCCGCCGGCGGCAATTCGCCCGTGCGGTGGATGTGGCTCTCCACCTGCTCGGCCAGCGCTTCGGGCAGCAAATAGAGGGCGGTGAAGACGGAGAAGAGGCATTCGGCCAGGTCAGTCCAGGCCTCATCCTGCCCCCAGGTGCCGTCGTTGAGATAGCGGTGGACGTAGGAGCGCTCGGCGCGCTGCCATTCGCGGCGCAGCTTGCGGGCCTCTTCCAGCAACGGTAAGAGCTGGGCGGGCGGCACGTGGATGTGGGCGCTGCTGTCGAGCACACACTGCCAGCACTCCAGCATGTTGCGGTAGCTGAGCATCATGGCCTGGGCGCGCTGAGCGTCCTGGTTGCGCGGGCGGTCGTCGTTGAAGTTGGGTTGCGGCTCGATCGGGGCGCTCTTGCGGGCGCGGCGGCCGTTGTCGTTGCCGGCGCGGGTCAGGCCCACGTCCTGATTGAGGCGGTCGAGCACGCGCTGGGCCTGCATCTGTGTCGCCAGCCAGATCTCCTGCTCGGCCGACAGCAGCGGCACCTGGCCGATCTCCTTCAGGTAGGTGTGAACCGGGTCGTCTTCGGCGTCGCCCAGGTGCAGCGTGTCGTCGTCCTCGTCCAGGTCGTCGAGCC is drawn from Candidatus Promineifilum breve and contains these coding sequences:
- the mtaB gene encoding tRNA (N(6)-L-threonylcarbamoyladenosine(37)-C(2))-methylthiotransferase MtaB, yielding MKIHLHTIGCRLNQAEIETMGRQFQAGGHEIVGDAAAADAIVLNTCAVTAEATRDARRLTRRFHRANETAQIVLTGCYATLAPDTAAALPGVARVVGNGDKERLPILIDPALPADADYDREPIAREAQPGSFGRTRAFVKVQDGCDNRCTFCVTTIARGVGRSRPLADVVAEVQRFAAADYGEAVLTGVHLGSYGHDLGRPAGLGELVAALLADTDIPRLRLSSLEPWDIDDQFFSLWANPRLMPHLHLPLQAGSDRVLRRMARRTSRAAFRALAAAARAAIPDLNLSTDLIAGFPGETEDEFSETLAYVAEIDFARLHVFSYSPRPGTAAARLPGQVAGPVKRERTARLIELGERLSLAFHRRYEGTIRPVLWESVVGAEPAGLRWAGYTDNYIRVMGVGPADLMRRVTLVRLSDARSQEMRGEIV
- a CDS encoding phage antirepressor N-terminal domain-containing protein, producing MPIEQKAVLFYNDEILAVRMEDGSVFVPIRPIVERLGLNWSGQYSRIKRDPVLGKVQGVCVIQTPGGRQEALSIPLDYLSGFLFGINADRVKPEFREDVIRYQMECYKVLSEALTEGRLITDLTFDDLLQTADPGAVQAYQIAQAVMRLARNQILLESRLTGRIDDHEGRLVTLEAQLGDTGRNVTPDQASQLSQAVKAVAIELGKKSGRNEFGAIYGELYRKFGITSYKMLPARRFDEAMQFLTNWHESITGAVAPF
- a CDS encoding ABC transporter ATP-binding protein; its protein translation is MGFILDGLETESYDRQYSDRDLLDRIVSYFRPYRGRMVMIAAMITGNSLMGALGPIVIARAVGLLETNTTVVTMALIALGVSLVGASAWVFNYIRQMFSARVTSNVVLQLREDVFNATVRHDMSFYDEHPSGKIVSRVTSDTQDFAEVVNLTLNMLSQLLLVVILIVYLLTVNASLTLLLIAMAPFAAAIALSFRRVARRVTQNARRVTATINAQIQESISGILVAKSFRQEPAIYATFDANNKQGYRVGLTRGLTLSGIFPLMGLASGLGTAIAVFVGGLATRGTLSPAEWYLFMQTVGFFWFPVTSIASFWSQFQDGLSAAERVFALIDREPRVMQLGNEPVGPRPQAQGSRGAGGQGSGGSPLLPFSPAPLRPNETPAAPPTRGHIAFRHVRFSYTDREVVLPDFSLDIRAGETVALVGHTGAGKSSIGKLITRFYEFQGGEILLDGRDIRRLDLGQYRRQIGLVPQEPFLFAGSVADNIRYGRPEASDDEVLAAARSISGGEWLASLPGGLATDVGERGGSLSMGQRQLVALARVVMKDPAIFILDEATASVDPFTESQIQEGLQEIMRDRTSLVIAHRLFTVRHADRIIVLRDGHIIEEGKHEELLAGGGHYAELYNTYFRHQSLEYVEQRVWESDSQ
- a CDS encoding nucleotidyl transferase AbiEii/AbiGii toxin family protein; the encoded protein is MNFDLSLYFLVLRKLEELKIPYVVIGAFAGTMYGIMRTTHDVDILIDLDESHVNPLAEAFPLPHYYADPHQMLAAIRANSTFNIIDILKVDKVDLFMLSMDPRYFTAFETRVRRTVAEAEQNPLEIWVARVEDVIVGKLMAWAEGRSYRHLADIYEMMVFHYLQAGLGTSSFDETYVNDRAAALGEDVDLQWRFLNESAREYAETAAS
- a CDS encoding ABC transporter ATP-binding protein; this encodes MINREFRLENEKQFDRRGPVRWIASHLAQYPWLPLAAILAAVVNNFAASYIQLLIGRGFDLLNTPGWTTRSLALLALTVFISAALQGLFGLGRNASFEFMAQRVERDGRDELYVSLLGKSQTFHSRQRIGDIMARATNDVRMLNIMFSPGLMLITDSLVGLVAPFVLISQIDTRLLLMPAVFVVLFAITIRGYSRQLAPVSEGMRESFGVMNAGLAETVNGIEVVKGGAQEEQEGQKFMGNAAVYRDFAVREGEIQARYLPMLVFSLCWGLAFLHAMLLWRDGGLSLGQVISYVGLFGFLRFPTFISIFSFQLAQLGIASARRILELINTETQLDENEGGVAQPIVGAVEFRNVSFGYGAGEQRRSRGAGEQGGRGEREPLAQDSLPAQGHERGGAGESQDDTFAPAPLHPRPPAPQHVLRNISFTAKPGETVAIVGQTGSGKSTMTRLINRIFDADGGQVLVDGVDVRQWKLESLRSQISTIEQDVFLFSRSIAENIAFGVPGATQADIEAAAREAQAHDFIMSFDKGYDTEAGERGVTLSGGQRQRVAIARAFLTDPRILILDDSTSAIDSATEDLIQQAMYRISRRRTTFLITHRLSQIRWADRILVLKAGEIVDQGTHEELLARSSDYQRIFARYE